The genomic segment GGCCGTTGGCACCCCGCGGCATCCGGGAAGCGGGGCTGGGCGGGGACTGGCTGCGGGGCCATCAACCCGCCATCGACGCCGTACTGTGCTCCACAGCTACCCGTGCCCGCGAGACCCTAGCCAACACCGGCATCGACGCTGCGGTGCAATACCTCGAGCGCCTCTACGACACCACCGCCGGCACGATCATCGACGAGATCAACAAAGTTCCCGACTCCGTCGACACCCTGCTGGTCGTCGGACACGAACCGACCATGT from the Mycobacterium lentiflavum genome contains:
- a CDS encoding SixA phosphatase family protein; this encodes MRHAKSGYPPGVADHDRPLAPRGIREAGLGGDWLRGHQPAIDAVLCSTATRARETLANTGIDAAVQYLERLYDTTAGTIIDEINKVPDSVDTLLVVGHEPTMSSLALGLASDEGTNEDAVQRISEKYATSGIAVLKVAGDWKDLQRGGAALTDFHIPR